The genomic region GGAATGCAGCGCAAATTTCCCGCCCATATCCGCCATCAGGGTTTCAAAGTTCGGGAAGCTCGTGGCAATCGGGTTGGCATCATCGACCGCAACCGGCTTTTCCGCGCCAAGCCCCAGAACCAGGAACGACATCGCGATACGATGATCAAGATGGGTTTCCACCTTGCCACCGCCCGGCACCACACCGCCAGTGACAATCAGATCATCGCCTTCGATCCGGTGAATGACGCCATTGGCTTCAAGACCGGCGGCCACCGCTGCCAAACGATCCGATTCCTTCACGCGCAGCTCTTCAAGATCACACATGCGCGTTTCACCCTCGGCATAGGCCGCAGCCACGGCAAGAACCGGGTATTCATCGATCATCGACGGGGCGCGTTCGGCCGGAACGACAATGCCCTTAAGGCGGTTCTTGCCGGTCACCACCAGATCGCCGATGGTTTCCCCGGCTTCTTCGCGCTCATTGGTGATCGTGATGTCACCGCCCATTTCAATCAGGGTGGTGATCAGGCCGGTGCGCAGCGGGTTCAGACAGACATCACGAATGGTGACGTAGGAGTCCGGATTGATCAGGGCCGCCACCATCGGGAAGGCAGCAGAGCTTGGATCGGTCGGCACAACAATATCCGCAGCCTTCATTTCGACCGGACCGGTCAGACTGACGGTGCGACCGCCATCGTCATTGACCTTCACATCGACCTCAACCCCGAAGTGACGCAGCATGCGTTCAGTATGATCGCGCGATGGTTTGGGTTCGATTACCGTGGTGGTGCCCGTCGTGTTCAACCCGGCCAGCATCACAGCCGATTTCACCTGGGCCGATGCCATCGGCAGGGTATAGGTCACCGGTTTGGCTTCGTCGGTGCCAATCACCGCCATCGGCGGGCGACCGCGATCACGGGTAATGAATTGTGCGCCAAATTCGGACAACGGATCAGCAACACGGCCCATCGGACGTTTGCACAGTGACGCATCACCCGTGAAAAACGTCGTGATCGGATGGGTCGCAACAATGCCCGCCATCAGGCGAATGCCGGTGCCGGCATTGCCCATGTCAATCACGCTATCGGGTTCACGCAGCGCACCGACGCCAACACCGGTGACATGCCAGGTGCCATCTTCGTCGCGGATGACTGTCGCACCCAGTTTGCGCATGGCATCCGCCGTTGCCAGAACGTCTTCGCCTTCCAAAAGGCCGGTAACCTTGGTTGTACCAATTGCCAGACCACCAAACATCAGGGAGCGATGAGAAATAGACTTGTCACCCGGAACCCGGATATCGCCCGAAAGCGGCCCGGCCTTGGCCGAGGAAAGCGGACGTTTGGTTTGCGAAGAACTCATGGGCTCGTACCTGCCAGTCACTGTTTTATCATCAACAAAAGGCTGATTGAAATTGCACTGCGCGGCGGCCATGTTTTCAGGCGCGCGCGGGCCTTTCAATCAGGGGACCAATGCTCTAGCACAAGCGGTTGGCAGGCACCAGTATCGAACCCGAAATTCGGTGTAGGAAATTGCACGAATGTGCGGCAGATTTGTCCTATCGCCCTGCCAAAGGGAAAATCGCGCAATTTCCTTTTGACAAGGTGCTCGCAAGATGGCAATTGGGCCTTTCAGACAAGACGCTGTGCGTAGCCTTGCTGCGCTTTTGCGACACAAAGTCTTTTTCTTAATTGATAACGGTAATTAAGAGGATTTGCCGTAATGTCAGCACGCGGTAAGAAACGTCACTGCCTCGCCTGTGGTACCAAGTATTACGACCTGAACCGTACCCCGGTTGTCTGCCCGAAATGCAAAACGCCGGACGGGGTGACAAAGGTCAAGAAATCCGCGGTTGCAAAACCGGCACCGGAAGAAGACGAAGATGTCGATGACGTCACCGATCTTGACGATGATGTCGATACCGATATCGACGACGATATTCTCGAAGATGCTTCTGATCTTGGCGAAGATGATGATGATCTTGGCGAAGTCTATGAGCATGTCGAATCAGACGACGACGATCGCTAAGAAATTTTGAAAAAGGGTCTTGCCAACATTTGGCGAACCTTCTAAATATGCGCCGCGCCGCAGAGCCTGCCATGCAGACTGCGTCGCGGACAAAGTGGGGCCGTAGCTCAGTTGGGAGAGCGCTACAATGGCATTGTAGAGGTCGTCAGTTCGATCCTGATCGGCTCCACCATTCAAAACCCGTTGCCTTTGGCGACGGGTTTTGTCGTTTTAGGGTCTGACATACCCCATCATAACGACCACCAAGGGAGAGAAAGATGAGCAAAGTCTGGACCGTCTATTTGTCGGGCGAAATTCACAGCGACTGGCGCGAGCGTATTGAAACCGGCGTGAAAGAAGCCGGCCTTCCGGTCGATCTGGTTGCCCCGATTACCGTGCATGAAGATTCTGATGATTGCGGCGTTGCCGTTTTCGGTGCTGAAGAAAACAAGTTCTGGCATGACCGCAAGGGCGCGCAGCTTAACGCCATGCGCACCAAGACCTTGCTGTCCCAGTCTGATCTTGCCGTCATTCGCTTTGGCGAGAAATACAAGCAGTGGAACGCGGCCTTTGATGCTGGCTATGCCGCCGCCCTTGGCATTCCGTATATTACGCTGCATCCGGCCGAGCATGATCATGCGTTGAAGGAAGTCGATGGTGCGGCCAATGGTGTTGCCCGAGAACCCGAACAGGTGGTTGCAGCACTGGCCTATATCATCCGGGGTGATATGCCCAAGACATAACAAACGCCCAAAGCCGGGCCTTTATGCTGATTTCTCGGCAAAGGCCCGGATGCGTTTGATGGCTTCGCGGAGTTCGTCGTCCGGCACGGTAAGGGCAACGCGAATCAGGTTTTTGGCGTTTTCGCCAAAGGATGCGCCGGGCATGACGGCGACGTTTTGATCATCCAAAAGCCCCCAGGCGAACTCTTCGCCGTTCATGCCGGTGGCACCGACATCGATCATGGCAAACATGCCGCCGGATACCTTTCCCGGTTTAAGCACATCGCATCCGGCAAGTTCGGTCTCGATCATATCAACGCGTGCCGCATAGCTTTTGCACATGCGGGCCGCCGTATCGAAATTGCCGCGAAGTGCCACCTCCGTCGCATCGGCGATGAAGGGCTGATTGCCAAACAGGATGGTTTCGGAAATCGGCAGGACCTTGGTGCAGAGTTCTTCGGGGCCAACGGCCCAGCCACTGCGAAAGCCGGTGGCGGCAAAGGTTTTCGAGATCGAGGATGTGACGATGGTGCGATCACGCAATTCTTCGATTTCAAGTGGGGATGCAAAGGTGCCTTCAAACACCAGATCCTCATAGACCTCGTCACAGACAATCCATAGATCATGTTCGATGGCGATCTTGCCAAGTTCGACCAGTGTTGCGCGATCGAGCAGCGCGCCGGACGGATTGTGCGGCGTATTGAGCAGCAACACGCGGCTTTTCTTGGTGATGGCGGCGCGCAGGTCACCCGGCTGCATGATAAAGCCATGCTCGATCGACAGCGGAACGGATTGCAGTTCCGCCCCCGATGCACGGATCACCCCGGCATAGGTCGCGTAATAGGGATCACCGACCAGTACCCCCTGCCCGGCATCCACCAGCGCCGTCATCACGGTATAAAGGGCGGTCTGCGTGCCGGGAAAACACAGGATGTTTTCCGGCGTAACGTCCGGCCAGACGGGTTTGTATTTTTCCACCAGCGCATCAAGCAGCCCGACTTCGCCCCGACCATTGGAATAATGGGTGCGACCACGCCGCATGGAGGTCTCGCAGGCGTCAATCAGGGCCGGATCGACGGGAATGTCGGGTTCGCCAATTGTCAGCTCAATGATTTTCGCACCTTGGGCCTCGCGATCACGGGCGGTGTTGTGAACGGCCCATTTGGCCCCGCCCAGCTCGGCAAGACGATCGGTAATCTTGGCATATCTCATGATGGCTTACTTTGTTGCTTGGGATGTGTCGGCGCATTCGAGGTGTGATGGGAAATGTCGGGTGCGGACAACGCACCGGCGGGCAATTCAAGCAGGCGTTCGGCAGCACCCGTGATCAGATCGGGCAGGATATCCTGCGCATACAAGCCGGAATTCAGTGCCCCTTCCATCCAAAGCCCATCAATCAGGCCATTGAGTGCAATCGCATGGTTGCGGCAAATCGCCACACTGTGCGGGCAGCCATGATCAACCAGGACAGGCTCGATCAGGGTTTCAAGGACATTGAGAAACTCGCGATAGCCATCCCGGTGAATTTCGGCAAAGTCCCGATCATGACGCACCCGGCCGATGAAGGTCGCCCAAAGCGAGACGGTTTCTTCGTCCATGTTGGGCTTGGTCAGGTTGGCGCGCAGGAAACTTGCCAGCTTGGCCTCTGGCGTTCCTTCGGTCGCACGTGCGCTTTCACTGGCCTGTGCCGTCAGTTGCCCGACCAGATAGGCATAGGCAGTGCGGATCATGTCATCCTTGTTGCCGAAATAATGGCGCACCAGCCCGACTGTCACCCCGGCTTCTTCAGTGATCCGGCGCACCGATGCCCCATGCAGCCCGTCGCGGGCAATGCAGGTTAGCGTCGCCTCGATCAAACTGCGACGGCGGACATCAAGCGACAGGCGTTGAAATGTTTTTCGGCTCATTGTTATACAATTGAATAATTTTGATCGGGTTTCAAGCGTGCAATCGGGTGCGGGTATGTTGAGCGGACCGCTCAGTAGCCCTGACCGCGGCTGACAGCAAGGCTGAGCGGTTTGCCTGCATGCAGTTCACGGGCTGATTGCAGGGTTTGTTCAGCGACAATGCGCGGCGTTGTATCACTGGCGATGTGCGGGGTGATGCGTAGGCGCGGATCGGCCCAGAACGGATGATCTGACGGCAACGGTTCGGCGCGAAACACATCAAGGGTCGCGCCACTGAGCTGCCCGTTATCAAGTGCGGCAACAAAGTCATCCTCGGCCAGATGTTCACCACGTCCGATCTGAATCAGCCAGGCGCCCTTGGCCAGTTTTGAAAACAGCGCCGCATTGAGGATATTCTCGGTCTTGGCCGTCAGGGGCAGGACATTGATCACCACATCCTGACCGGCCACCGATTGCAGAACCGAGTCGTCACCGGTGAAATAGCGCACACCTTCGACGGCATCCGCTGGATCACGGCGGCAGGCAACCGAAACACTAAACCCACAGGCAGCCAAGGCTTTGACAACAGATGCCCCCATGGAGCCATGGCCAAGCACGGCGACCTTGAGATCACGCGGTGGCCGGATCGCAGGCGGGGCCCATTCGGCGCTGGCCTGACTTTGCTGCATCTTTGCAAAGCCGCGTTCAACATGAACAACTTCATGCACTGCATAGCCCGCCATCAGGTCCGCCTGATTGGGGTCGCGCACACGACAGATCGCGACGTCATCATTCAAGCCCGGATGTTTCAGCAAAGCATCCACGCCGGCCCCGACCGACATCGCCATTTCAATATTGGGATAAGGCGAAAACGCCGCCGGGCCCGGCAGCCAGCACACCGCAAAACGGATAAGATCGGGGTTGGTGACTTCATCGGGGTTAAGCAGGCGGACATCGGGTGCCACATCGCCAAAATCAAGCGAATAATAGCTTTTGAGATCCATCGCATCGCTGAGAAGAACACCGTAAATCGGTTCCGCCACCGCCATCAGTCAAAGCCCCTTACATCATCATCTTTTGCGCTGCTGATCCCTGTTGGCGCAGCCAATTTACGGGCACCATACCAAGAAAATTTGCGCTTTGGTTTCATCCTCAGTTAAACAAGTGTATATCAAAGAGTAAAGCCGTTTGATCAGATCAATGGAGGTTGGCATGCATATCGCGACACAGAAGGACGCCGAGACCAGCGTCATGAATGATCCACAAATCAGCGACGGCGAAAAACAGTGCCGTATCGAACTTGCTGCCTGTTACCGGCTGGCGGCGCATTACAGAATGACCGACACGATCTATACCCACATTTCGGCCCGTGTTCCCGGCGAGCCGGGGCATTTTCTGATCAATCCCTATGGCCTGATGTGGGAGGAAATTACCGCCTCTTCGCTGGTGAAAATCGATGTCGATGGCAACAAGGTTGCAGACAGTCCCTATCGGGTGAACCCGGCAGGCTTTACCATCCACAGTGCCGTACATATCGGGCGTCATGATGCCGCGTGGGTGATGCACACCCATACACGATCAGGGTTTGCCGTTTCCTGCCTTGAAGAAGGTCTGATGCCGCTTAATCAGATCGCCCTGCAATATTATGGCCAGATCGGCTATCACGATTATGAGGGCATCGCGCTTGATCTTGAGGAACGCGAAAGAATCGTTGAAGCGCTTGACGCCAACATCGCGTTGATCCTGCGCAATCATGGTCTTTTGACCGTGGGGGCAACTGCCGGGCAGATGTTTTCAAACATGTTTTATCTGAACCGGGCGTGCGAGATTCAGGAATCTACGCTGGCGATGGGAAGACCCCTTCGGAAGATTGATGATGCGGTGATAAAACGTGTTTCCGAACAGTTCAGCCAGATGGCCTATGACGACGGTGATGTTGCCCTGGAGTGGGACGCACAAATGCGCCTTGCCGACCGTCTGGACCCCGGTTTTTGCGACTAGGATATTACGCCGGAAGCGCGCATTCCTCCCCTTCGCAAGCGCGGTAAATACTTGCTGGTTTTGATATTTCTGGACCCGTCACTCAACACGTCCAAATCCCCGGGCGGGAACGAGGGGTATTTGTGATTAAAATTTAATCTGCTCGACCAATTGCGCAAAAGATAATCAAATCCTTCCTTGACACCCACCTGCCGACTGCTACGATTGAATTCAACAAGGTCGGGCCGGAGAATTTTCCGGTGTGTTTTGGTCGGGGTTCGGAGAAAGCCACTTTGATGGCGCACCCAATCCCAACGCATTGAAAATCATAACTTGTGCTGATGCGCGACAGTCGCGATGCGAAACGAGTTTGATGACCAAAACGGGTTAATTGCAAAAGTTGACCCTTATGACCGCCCAGCTGACAGAACGGGTCTTTGGATCGGGCCTTCTGTCATTCCGATGATGCCACCGCGTGGTGGCTTGATGCTGGGATCGCGCAAAGGTCGAGAGTGTTTCTATCAGGTTGCCCGCAGATCTTGGCGGGCATCGGGAACACGTCATGCTGCGGCATCCTTAACCGTCCCCGGCGGTGTGCCGAAGCTCCTGCTTGCCAGACAAGGAGAAGACGACATGCAAGTATCGAACACAATTGATTGCAACGGTTTGTCCCCGGCACCAACTCTTCTGCGGATCATGCAGGCGTTGGTGGGCCGTGAAGACAGCACATCCCCACTCAATGTTCTGGTCGGCGCGGACTGCAATTGTGAAAGTCTGGCAGTTTCGCTTGGCCCGCTTGCCCAAGACGTTCAGCTGGCCAGCGACGCAAAACAGTTTGCCGCCGTAAACTGAGGGGCGCTTTTGCCCTGCCCATGCCGGTGCCATTGCCGGCAATCTTCCCGTTCATGATGCCTGTATGGCGTCACGTCGCGCTCACCTGACCGCGTCAAGAATAAGATAAAACGCTGCGCATCGGCACTGGCTTGTCGATCCCGGTACCGTTCATGCGGGCTTGTCGCGCCAACACCATCCGGTTGCCTTGTCACCGGATTACATGGCGCTTTTTGCCATGCCTGCGGGGTCCCGCGACCGGCTGATGCGCAAGAAAACAGGAAGCACTATGCTAAAGCATGTTGCATTTAATCTGCCCCATTTTGCCGGAGATAACCTACTGTCCGGCGAGGAAAGGGCCGCAGGACGTAGCGGGGCTACGTTCAAGGGTCTTGACGCTGCGGGGCGGAAGGTTATCCCGGCCCGAAGGGTTTGTTTTTGGCTGCGTTTCGCGGCGTTACACCGCTTGACCGATGCGCCGCATCGCTCTGCACGCTGTGCCTTGCCAAACAGCACGCCAAAAACAAACATAATGGAGCAGATTAAATGCAACATGCTTTAGAAGAGAGCAGCGAGACATCCAGCCCATACGCCAGTGATCCCGAAACACCAGATTTTGCCTTTGATCCCGATGATCCCTGGACACAAACCTTCCAGGAAGGCCTTGCACGCGCTGATCTGAAAGGCAAAACCGTTTACGAGGTCGGTGTTGGTACTGGCATCAATGTCGCCTTTATCTTGCAAAGCTGCGGCGCCAAACGCGTTTACGGCAGCGACCTTGACCCCCGCCTTGTCGTTCTGGCAGAGCGCAACATCAAAATCCTTTCCCCCGAACATGCCAAACATTTCAAACCGGTCCATGGCAGTGTCAGCCTTGTCGATACCGATGAGGCACGCGAAAAAATCGCAATGACCGATGTGGTGATTGCCTGCATCCCTCAGGTCGGCGAGCCCAGTGATGAACGCCTGACGGCCTTTCGCGAAGCCCAGTCCATCGAACTGGCCGAAGGGGCCGGTGACGAGGCCGAAGACCATATCGCGCATTATTATCCCTGGAGCCTGTTTGACCAATATCCCTACAACTCGGTCGGGCTTGGCCTGAACGAGGCGCTGATGCGCCGTATTCGCGAACACGCGCCAAAGGCCGAACTGGTGATGAATTTCGGTTGCCGCATTGGCACCGAGATTATTTGCGAATGCTTTGAGGCCAACGGCTACAAACCCGAAAAGATCGCATCAAAGATCGTTCTGCAACATTCCGGAACGGATATTTCGTTTTTCGTATCACTGGAAAAGGCGCTGAACGGGACCGAATATGAAAAGCAGCTTGTTTGCAAATTCTATGGCGACCCGGAAGGAAATCAGCCGCTTTCGGCCACCAAGGCCCAGGAAATGATCAATGATGATCCGAATGTGCCGCTTTATCACGAGGTGGCGGTCATTCGCGGCACACCGGCCTAAGACCTGATCAATGGCACATAAAAACACCCCGCAGCCACAGGCTATGGGGTGTTCTGCATTAAGCAGTTCGCAACGACATCTCAGTGAAGGGTTTGACCCGAGGCCTGATCGGGATCGCCCGGAATGATCAGATCGCCCGCCATCAGCGCCAATGCATCACTTGCACGCGCGACGATGACCCGACCTTCGACCGGATTACCCTTTTCCTGACGCAGAACACCCAAAGTGTCTGAAAGAACGTTAAAGCCACACTCGACCAGCCATTCGCTGATCGCGCGCTGGTGATGGCGGAAGCGTTGCCCGGGACCGAGATCGAACGGGAAGTTATCGCCGTGCTCGAGCGTGAATACCAGCAACCCGCCGGGCTTCATCCGGTCATGGGCAGCACGCAGGGCCGGCACCAGATCGCCAAGATAGTTCAGAACGTCCGCCGCGATGACAACGCTGTAATCCGTTCCGATGTCAGCGGGCATATCGGTGATATCGCCCGCGACCAGGGTGCGATAAAGCCCCTTGGCGCGCGCACGGTTGATCATGCGCGGCGACAGGTCGATGCCATCAATCGCATCAACATGACCAGCGAACACTTCGCCCACAAGCCCGGTACCACAACCAAGATCAAGCACATCCATCGGGCGCAACATCTCCGGCAGGTGAGTCCGGATGGCTTCAAACAAAAGTTCCGGTCCGCGATAGGCCAGTCGATCCCGCAGGCTGATTTCAAACCGTGGGGCATAATCGTCAAACAAGGCCCGCACATAATCGGGCGGCAAGCGATCACGAAGAGCAGCCGCACCAAGCAATGTCAGGCGGACCTCTGCCCCCATGCGGTCCTTGGGATCAAGCATCAGATATTGACGGAAAGCCTCAACGGCGTTTTCGGTTTCACCGGCACGTTCATAGATGTCGCCCAGCGTAAAATGGGCTTCGTCCCAGTCACTATCAGCCGCCAATGCGGCACGCGCCACGTCAATCGCAGCGGTGTAGTCACCCTGTGATACCAGCGCCAATGCGACATCAAGACGCCGACTGGCGGACAGACGATCTTTGCTCATGCATGAAATCCGAAAAGGGGGTTTGGGCAACACGCCGAAACCACAACCAAAGATACTGCTATATCTTCCTATTTTCGGTGTTTTGCAAGATAGATAAAATATCGAAAAATCAAAACCTTATATGTTTTCGGGAATCGTATACCAATGCAAACATGGTGTTGACCGATAATTGGGCGCTTTCGCGTGCGGCTGCATCGATTTTAGCAACGGTTTCCACAAAGAAATTTGGCACAAATTTCCACTGAACCATTGATAAAATCAATTAATTATCATACATTAATATAAATTCTGATTTTGATGGATTGAATGATGGAAAACTTCACTCCGATTTCCGCCCTGATTGGCGGTGGACTTATTGGTCTGGCCTCTGGCCTTTATCTTTTGCTCAATGGGAGAATTGCCGGGATTAGCGGCATTCTTGGCGGTCTGTTGACCCCGACCAAGGGTGGTTCTGCTGTTTTTGAACGGCTGGCCTTTATCATCGGGCTGATTGTTGGTCCGTTCATCCTGATGAACGCAACCGAGATCGAAGCCCAGAGTGTTGTGACAAGCTCATTACCGGTCATCATCATTGCCGGTCTTCTGGTTGGTCTTGGCACTACGATTGGTAGCGGTTGCACCAGTGGTCATGGCATTTGCGGCCTGTCGCGGTTCTCGCTGCGATCGCTGGTCGCGACCCTGTCATTTATGGCAGCAGGCTTCGTCACAGTTCTTGTCACCCGCCATCTGATGGGAGGCATGTAATGCGGATAATTGTTTCCCTGATTTGCGGCACGATTTTCGGCTTTGGCCTTTATATTTCGGCCATGATCGACCCGCAAAAGGTTCTGGGCTTTCTTGATATCTGGGCGATTGCCGATGGGGGTTGGGATCCGAGCCTTGCGTTCGTCATGGGCGGTGGACTGGCGGTTGCCATTCCGATCTTCCAGTTTGCAAAGAACCGGACCGAGGCGGTCTGTGGCGGCGAGATGAGCCTGCCGACCAACCGTGCCATCACCACCAAACTGGTTGTTGGTGGCCTGTTGTTTGGTACCGGTTGGGGACTGGTTGGGTATTGCCCGGGTCCAGCACTCAGTGCACTGGCCTTCGGCCATACAGACACAATTATTTTTGTGGTCGCGATGATTGCCGGCATGGGCGGTGCGCGTGCCATGGGTCTTAACAAGTAAACCCGGCCAAAGCCTGAACCCGATAATCTGCGGCCGGTTTGATCCCCCAGACGCTGGCCGCAGGTTTTGCAACCGCCCGTGCTTTGCGCCGGGCGGTTTCGCATTTCCGGTCAAAATTTGACTAAAATCTCGCAGCACCGGGCTTGTCTTTGGCGTTAAAATCCCATAACTCAGCTAAGGGTCAAAACTCATTCACATGACCGGCCCGGCAACTGATATGAGAGAAAAAGCTAGGAAAATGCCGCAGAGCGGGGTGATCTCCGGTCAAGGGATTTGACGCAGAGGCTTTCTCCTATATCAGTTGTCCTTCGGATCACCCGGATTTGCACGGGCTATTTTGTCGCAAAATCTTGAAAGATGCATATCTTCCTATGATTTTGCTCCGCATATCCGCACAAATCCGGGCGACCGGGGCGATCATGTGAATGAGTTTTGACCCTTAGCGCCACATTGACGTCCATAAAGGTTTTTGCATGAAGATCGGCATTCTTGAGACCGGATTCGCCCCGGAAGAACTTCGCGACGATTTCGCCTCCTACCCTGGGATGCTCGAAAAGCTGCTCGGCGACGTTGACCCGAGTCTTGAGTTTCAAACCTGGACCGTTCTAGAAGACGTTTTTCCGGATTCAATCCGCGATGCTGATGGCTGGGTGATCATGGGATCAAAA from Thalassospira indica harbors:
- the aroA gene encoding 3-phosphoshikimate 1-carboxyvinyltransferase, whose amino-acid sequence is MSSSQTKRPLSSAKAGPLSGDIRVPGDKSISHRSLMFGGLAIGTTKVTGLLEGEDVLATADAMRKLGATVIRDEDGTWHVTGVGVGALREPDSVIDMGNAGTGIRLMAGIVATHPITTFFTGDASLCKRPMGRVADPLSEFGAQFITRDRGRPPMAVIGTDEAKPVTYTLPMASAQVKSAVMLAGLNTTGTTTVIEPKPSRDHTERMLRHFGVEVDVKVNDDGGRTVSLTGPVEMKAADIVVPTDPSSAAFPMVAALINPDSYVTIRDVCLNPLRTGLITTLIEMGGDITITNEREEAGETIGDLVVTGKNRLKGIVVPAERAPSMIDEYPVLAVAAAYAEGETRMCDLEELRVKESDRLAAVAAGLEANGVIHRIEGDDLIVTGGVVPGGGKVETHLDHRIAMSFLVLGLGAEKPVAVDDANPIATSFPNFETLMADMGGKFALHS
- a CDS encoding FYDLN acid domain-containing protein → MSARGKKRHCLACGTKYYDLNRTPVVCPKCKTPDGVTKVKKSAVAKPAPEEDEDVDDVTDLDDDVDTDIDDDILEDASDLGEDDDDLGEVYEHVESDDDDR
- a CDS encoding YtoQ family protein, translated to MSKVWTVYLSGEIHSDWRERIETGVKEAGLPVDLVAPITVHEDSDDCGVAVFGAEENKFWHDRKGAQLNAMRTKTLLSQSDLAVIRFGEKYKQWNAAFDAGYAAALGIPYITLHPAEHDHALKEVDGAANGVAREPEQVVAALAYIIRGDMPKT
- a CDS encoding pyridoxal phosphate-dependent aminotransferase, translating into MRYAKITDRLAELGGAKWAVHNTARDREAQGAKIIELTIGEPDIPVDPALIDACETSMRRGRTHYSNGRGEVGLLDALVEKYKPVWPDVTPENILCFPGTQTALYTVMTALVDAGQGVLVGDPYYATYAGVIRASGAELQSVPLSIEHGFIMQPGDLRAAITKKSRVLLLNTPHNPSGALLDRATLVELGKIAIEHDLWIVCDEVYEDLVFEGTFASPLEIEELRDRTIVTSSISKTFAATGFRSGWAVGPEELCTKVLPISETILFGNQPFIADATEVALRGNFDTAARMCKSYAARVDMIETELAGCDVLKPGKVSGGMFAMIDVGATGMNGEEFAWGLLDDQNVAVMPGASFGENAKNLIRVALTVPDDELREAIKRIRAFAEKSA
- a CDS encoding TetR family transcriptional regulator C-terminal domain-containing protein, whose amino-acid sequence is MSRKTFQRLSLDVRRRSLIEATLTCIARDGLHGASVRRITEEAGVTVGLVRHYFGNKDDMIRTAYAYLVGQLTAQASESARATEGTPEAKLASFLRANLTKPNMDEETVSLWATFIGRVRHDRDFAEIHRDGYREFLNVLETLIEPVLVDHGCPHSVAICRNHAIALNGLIDGLWMEGALNSGLYAQDILPDLITGAAERLLELPAGALSAPDISHHTSNAPTHPKQQSKPS
- a CDS encoding NAD(P)-dependent oxidoreductase, with the protein product MAVAEPIYGVLLSDAMDLKSYYSLDFGDVAPDVRLLNPDEVTNPDLIRFAVCWLPGPAAFSPYPNIEMAMSVGAGVDALLKHPGLNDDVAICRVRDPNQADLMAGYAVHEVVHVERGFAKMQQSQASAEWAPPAIRPPRDLKVAVLGHGSMGASVVKALAACGFSVSVACRRDPADAVEGVRYFTGDDSVLQSVAGQDVVINVLPLTAKTENILNAALFSKLAKGAWLIQIGRGEHLAEDDFVAALDNGQLSGATLDVFRAEPLPSDHPFWADPRLRITPHIASDTTPRIVAEQTLQSARELHAGKPLSLAVSRGQGY
- a CDS encoding class II aldolase/adducin family protein encodes the protein MHIATQKDAETSVMNDPQISDGEKQCRIELAACYRLAAHYRMTDTIYTHISARVPGEPGHFLINPYGLMWEEITASSLVKIDVDGNKVADSPYRVNPAGFTIHSAVHIGRHDAAWVMHTHTRSGFAVSCLEEGLMPLNQIALQYYGQIGYHDYEGIALDLEERERIVEALDANIALILRNHGLLTVGATAGQMFSNMFYLNRACEIQESTLAMGRPLRKIDDAVIKRVSEQFSQMAYDDGDVALEWDAQMRLADRLDPGFCD
- a CDS encoding 50S ribosomal protein L11 methyltransferase; the encoded protein is MQHALEESSETSSPYASDPETPDFAFDPDDPWTQTFQEGLARADLKGKTVYEVGVGTGINVAFILQSCGAKRVYGSDLDPRLVVLAERNIKILSPEHAKHFKPVHGSVSLVDTDEAREKIAMTDVVIACIPQVGEPSDERLTAFREAQSIELAEGAGDEAEDHIAHYYPWSLFDQYPYNSVGLGLNEALMRRIREHAPKAELVMNFGCRIGTEIICECFEANGYKPEKIASKIVLQHSGTDISFFVSLEKALNGTEYEKQLVCKFYGDPEGNQPLSATKAQEMINDDPNVPLYHEVAVIRGTPA
- a CDS encoding class I SAM-dependent DNA methyltransferase, with protein sequence MSKDRLSASRRLDVALALVSQGDYTAAIDVARAALAADSDWDEAHFTLGDIYERAGETENAVEAFRQYLMLDPKDRMGAEVRLTLLGAAALRDRLPPDYVRALFDDYAPRFEISLRDRLAYRGPELLFEAIRTHLPEMLRPMDVLDLGCGTGLVGEVFAGHVDAIDGIDLSPRMINRARAKGLYRTLVAGDITDMPADIGTDYSVVIAADVLNYLGDLVPALRAAHDRMKPGGLLVFTLEHGDNFPFDLGPGQRFRHHQRAISEWLVECGFNVLSDTLGVLRQEKGNPVEGRVIVARASDALALMAGDLIIPGDPDQASGQTLH
- a CDS encoding YeeE/YedE family protein, with protein sequence MMENFTPISALIGGGLIGLASGLYLLLNGRIAGISGILGGLLTPTKGGSAVFERLAFIIGLIVGPFILMNATEIEAQSVVTSSLPVIIIAGLLVGLGTTIGSGCTSGHGICGLSRFSLRSLVATLSFMAAGFVTVLVTRHLMGGM
- a CDS encoding DUF6691 family protein, whose protein sequence is MRIIVSLICGTIFGFGLYISAMIDPQKVLGFLDIWAIADGGWDPSLAFVMGGGLAVAIPIFQFAKNRTEAVCGGEMSLPTNRAITTKLVVGGLLFGTGWGLVGYCPGPALSALAFGHTDTIIFVVAMIAGMGGARAMGLNK